In Centroberyx gerrardi isolate f3 chromosome 11, fCenGer3.hap1.cur.20231027, whole genome shotgun sequence, the following are encoded in one genomic region:
- the vps26c gene encoding vacuolar protein sorting-associated protein 26C, translated as MSVTLDIRLKRANKVYHEGEALAGVVVLMSKESVQHQGISLSMEGVVNLQLSSKSVGVFEAFYNSVKPIQLISSNIEVAKAGKVPGGKTEIPFEFPLLTKGNKVLYETYHGVFVNIQYTLRCDMKRSLLAKDLSRTCEFMVHCQPQKAKVLPTPVDFTITPDTLQNTRERSLLPKFLIRGHLDATNCVISQPLTGEVVVENSQVPIKSIELQLVRVETCGCAEGYARDATEIQNIQIAEGDVCHSLSIPIYMVFPRLFTCPTLETTNFKVEFEVNVVIVLHDDHLITENFPLKLCRV; from the exons ATGAGTGTCACTTTGGATATACGACTCAAAAGAGCAAATAAAGTTTACCATGAAGGG GAGGCGCTGGCCGGTGTCGTAGTGCTCATGAGCAAGGAGTCGGTGCAGCACCAGGGCATCTCTCTGAGCATGGAGGGGGTGGTCAACCTGCAGCTCAGCTCCAAGAGCGTCGGCGTCTTTGAGGCCTTCTACAACTCTGTCAAG CCCATCCAGCTGATCAGCAGTAACATTGAGGTGGCCAAGGCAGGAAAGGTCCCAGGAGGCAAGACTGAGATTCCTTTCGAGTTTCCTCTGCTCACCAAGGGCAACAAAGTGCTGTACGAGACCTACCACGGCGTTTTCGTTAACATTCAG TATACCCTACGCTGTGACATGAAGCGCTCCCTGCTGGCCAAAGACTTGAGCCGGACCTGTGAGTTCATGGTGCACTGTCAG CCGCAGAAGGCTAAAGTTTTACCGACTCCAGTGGACTTCACCATCACTCCAGACACCCTGCAGAACACCCGTGAG AGGAGTTTGTTGCCAAAGTTTCTCATCCGAGGCCATTTAGACGCCACAAACTGTGTGATCAGCCAGCCGCTGACTGGAGAAGTGGTGGTGGAGAATTCCCAGGTTCCCATCAAGAGCATTGAACTGCAGCTTGTCCGAGTAGAGACCTGCG GTTGTGCTGAGGGTTACGCCAGAGACGCCACTGAGATCCAGAATATCCAGATAGCTGAAGGTGATGTCTGCCACAGCCTCTCTATTCCCATCTACATGGTCTTCCCCAGGCTGTTCACCTGCCCCACCCTCGAGACCACCAACTTCAAAGTCG aGTTTGAAGTCAATGTTGTCATCGTGCTGCATGATGATCATCTGATCACAGAGAACTTCCCTCTGAAGCTGTGCAGAGTGTGA